From Rhopalosiphum padi isolate XX-2018 chromosome 2, ASM2088224v1, whole genome shotgun sequence:
aaatatagattcaGGCTATTgggtattattgtttatcacaatatcacgtttatattataactaaaatatatttttattttttattagctttATTTATAATCGATGTTACGTACCTAATTTATATACCAACTACcaacataattgtatttatataactatatgctacaaatattagttattgtaatgtttttagcatttttggaccttaaaacgtatttttaagtattttacggTGATGATGATTTGCATTTCGCAGTAAGATTATGTCTCATTAACGACATAAACTTATTgtgtctaatattataatgaacataattatatgacaattttttttttcaagaaattcaaaaatatttacaataaagatAAACATAATACTTTACAGTTTGTACGACACAAtccaatataaatcaaataattggactagatcgtaaaataataattattaatgaacagCAATAACACTAAAagcagtatataaaaatatataatatagtttaatctatgcgtaaatatataaattaataaataattataattttagtaatgaggcaattaaacaataatatgacgTGAAAAagtctatataactatattgtaaatatttatgtacattttaagtttttaatcttACTATTGTTTGGTTTGggaaatttaaatgtttgaaaatattaacttggcctattatgtttttgttgtaAACACTGTCCGTCAATAAAGcatgtactcgtataataaaaaaagtttgatcGTAAACTTACACTaaatagtaggtaggtaatCCTATAGTTAAAATGTctgcaattataattttgactcaaATTATTTCGCCAtgtattttttacacatttttatataggtacgaacaattattattattattattattgtatggtatacgaacaataaattcaattaatccGAATATCaacaaactacaaaaaaatacaaaccgaACCCGGCGAAACTCACTctaaaaatcagttttatattgaatgaatttaatttaaaaactgaaaacctaatcatcacataatatttaggtaccaaGCTTAAAAAATCTGAGTCcacagtttaaaaattatgtatttatttcttGAAAAATCAGGGTTGATTGGTGgagtttataaaattgattttctatACCTGACATTACTGTGCCGAATTTGCAATCACTTTcaagttttatattatgatttgtaaaaTACATGTGTTGTATTGCCGGTGACGAACACCCTTGCCAAAATATAACTGCATAGTATGCTAAAATTTAAAGCTTATGTGTACCTACCAAACGATAAGTTTCACGACCGTCAAAGTTTTATTAGCAGACAATAATACTTATTCATACGCGTAATTCCAATATTGTACCCgaatgttgtaataataatgataacttcCAAAGTTCCTAAAATTTCAGGCTTTaatcaaaatgataaaatgttgtgagacaaattggttaaaataaatttaaaaaaaacgtaaaaagaTACGTAATGCCCGTACgaagtattattatgttatgaaccAATTGTAATGCTGGGATTGGTCGCCGTTGTGTTTTATAGTCACGCCCTAAGTACGAcgggttttaaatttttactacaAGATAATAAGAGAAAGTtcgtgaaaataatttttttatccatacatattttaaaaccatttataaatattatacctttttatagtacatataatatttacgtaactgaaaaaaatataatattataacacctaTATACGGttgaatattatctatttacaaataaagatttaaataaaaaattattttagaaacaatctcaaatacttaaaaaaatatgttttgattaaatatgtAATGACTGATGAGATGTATATGTATTTGATATACCTACTAGctgtaggtaataaatatttgtttctgCGCTCCACACAAGTTTagataaaaaactattataacattgtaacataatatacctttttttgtaaaatatctatcaataatataatttctttatgataataatttaggtGTAAATAACTTTTGTTACTCAACCATCAACCATAAAAATGGCTTTTAACTGTTTTGATAAACATATCCTGATATCACCtaaacaaatactaaaaaatcGATAAGTATAATGTACCAAAttctattatcataatattacataatagtgGGCATTAACTAGTTAAAAGActagttctataaaaaaaaaatttaactatagttataattaattttcttaatagcttaataaatgtaattgttcattgtaattttttagtttcttcttcttcttcatcGGCATCACAACTCTTCAAGAGTTTTTGCCGCCACCGACAACTCCCTCCACTctaattttttagtttacacaggtaattttaaaaataatagatgttTAACTAATATcacagattttattttaatagaatctGTACTATAGACACTAGTACTTAAGTTAAGTTTAAATCTTGCTTATACATTTTAGTGACAACGtctgaaattgaaaattaattaaattatttttgtcgaCGCTTatacatgatttaaaaaataataaacaaattaatatttaataatttaggaaggacaaaaatactttttttccaCTCGTTTCTTGTTttttgaacgaaaaaaaaagaagaaacaaAAATACTGTAAATTCCTAAACCATACAATAGCTAGTgagcaataacaataaatattataattaatttttaacaaaagttagttattattgaaaaaaaaataagctgcACGATCATTATATGTGATGCGACACTggctgtaattaaaaaaaacattaattaacttttagaattaaatattatataatttttaattattaatttataactcatcTCTTGGCGAAGTATCTCCACTAGAAGGTCTCTTCAACCCATTATTCCTGTCGGCTgtcggtatatattattatatcaattattacttattgctTATTGTTCATAATGTAACAGATTGCTTAATAAAGAATTgtgttaaaaagaaaatttaactaaatcagattaagtacctatagtacagttacagtatattataaatttggccatctatgatattattattatttattattatgcattacatAGACAACAATATAGGCAATAAGTACATAGGTATAGGCAATATGCTACATGTCGTAAGCCAGTCTGGCTAATAATATGTTTAGCAAATAAATTACGGTAAAGTTACTTATGCGGTTGGTTTActacataaaagtataaagaccacaataaatcattatacacACGTACGTCGTACTCATAATTTCATAATGCAGACAgacattaagttttaataaactgATTACAggcaaataatatttgttttatctccaatataaaattgacataatattttttaaacaactgtttgttttatcaattattttttatttgttttgtttttgtactTCCAATTTTCcgagataatatttatttcacaaatattaacgaaattaagtaaatattttaatataattttcatgtatagtttatataacaCCTAAAGGAAATATAGGAGTAACTTGGGcatcgaatatatatatatagactataaaaCGTTTCCGCTTGAGAACCTTTAAATTATGAGTTTACAGTATAAGAGTAGTTTATTAAGCTAAAGAGCGTGGCACTTGAATTAATTATACCTCTGTCGAGTTACCTAATCgtgaaaatatgttatttttggtAATTATAAGAATAGACATGGACGCATTGGaactatattattcttatatcagttatatcgcttaaatatttttattcgtgaaatttcgttgtaataactaagtttataattagtaaagacagttatgttaaaaacatgtaatattattattgtgactaCATTTTTCAACACAATATAGTATATCTAAAAAAGTAATTACTAtactaaattttcattattataatacgctaaAGGTACGCACTTAGTTCCGTGTTAAATATAAGTttgaatgtatataaattatagtttacttTATCTTTAAGAACATTTTATGTCGCTTTAGGATAGGTTTAGGTTTGATAGAgtgataaaacaaaatcaataagtTGTAATCTAAATTGCTTTCTTTAATTTTCCAATTCTTTATTTTAACctccttttaaataaaatatctataatctgTTTATTTGAGAATACAAACCAGCTGAACGACTGGCTGCAGCTTAAGATCTGAGGTCTGAGTTATTAACTGCAAATTAATGTGAATATTCTACGGGCCGAAGTGAGGGTCGTCAGCAGGGGCGGACTGGCTGGGGGGGAAGGTGGCATTACCCGCCCAGGCCCCCTAGAAATTTTTGTACTTGGGCCTttcattttcaacaatttaatgtacctatttaattatattttttttttatagcaatattattatatggattatACCTTTcgctatttattatttcaactgtaaagtgtaaataatgaaaaatataattctatattctatgtaactataaataatataataataattatagtaattcttatacattattatttatattcataataaataataataatttaataattattctaaaattcttataaattgtCAACAAGAAAAGACAGAACTAATAACTTTATAAccaattatatagaatatctCTCTAAATTTGTCCGTGtcaataaatttttatcaatttttgtttttaaaatcaaataatatcttaaatgttAGGTATAAACAAGACTATGAACTATGAAGACAATTTTCGTActcgtatacatttatacaataatagttattacaataatgactaattatttttttaacaaattataatataaatttaattagtataatttaaaacaatatttattttttcccctaaaatatagtatttacatttacagggatacaatttaaaatggataataaaataaaacaaaaaagtggttttcaaaaaaaaattgaaaagcgGGCAGCATTATTATCTGCAGCTGGGTCAGATAGTAAACAACGTAAGTtagactttttttcaaaatattcttctaataaaaatcaaaatgaaaatgTCACCGATATTACTGATCAACCAAATCCAATTGAAAAATCGgccaatgataataatgaacTTCGATCCAATGTAACCTcagaaaatactattaaatcatCATATATATTTCCTATTTTAAGTAGATCAAGTGAACAAGATCAATCAAacgtaataattaatgacaatgacattttttcatCATCTGAATCCGAGtctgaaaaaaaaagtacaaaaaaactaattgaaaCCGATTCGAAAATTAGTCTTTTTATTCCTCCTATATTTAGTAGTCACCATCAAGCTAAAGTTGCTTTTGTTGACGCACATCCATGTCAACCTCAGATAAATATAccctttaatattaataaagtatattatagaaaaatgccAAATGATAATTTCGTGAATCGAAAATGGGTTTCTTATAATTCAATAACTAGAAAAATTCATTGTTCTTTATGTATGGGGTTTACTCGTCCGGGTAGTACTCCATTTATAGATGGAATcgaaataaatttgaaacatcTTTATAGTCAATTAGAAAAACACGAAAGTTCTGTACCTCATGACGACGCCTGTAAGGCATACCTTAATATTACATCTGGACATACAATTACTAATGCGCTATTAAGTCATCGCCAAAAAAGTGTAGAATTAAATAGAGAAATTGTAACTAGAATTATagatatttctttattaatcgGTAAACAAGGTTTGGCATTTAGAAGTAAGAGAAATGAAGCcgcttataatttaagtttaaatttaaaacaagggAACTTTTTAGAAATTGTGAAACTTGTAGCAAAATATGACCCGGTATTgcaaacacatttaaataattcaattaaaaaaagtttattaaaaaaagaaaaaaaacaatttggacGTGGTTCATGTGTAACATTtctatcaaaaacatttttaaataaaattttttctataactggtaatttaataaagaaaCATATCTCAGAAGAAGTTTTATTGGCGGGGCAGTATTCATTAGAAGTTGATTCTTCTCAGGATACGTCGGTAATGGATCAATTGTGTATTTGTCTAAGATATGTTTTGAATGGTAAAATAATTGAGAGAATGATTGCTTTAGTAGAGTCAACCTCTGGAACTGGTgaagcattatataatattgtgaaaaaagAATTAGATACATTGAATATCCCTCTAACAAAACTAATTGGGGAATCATTTGATGGTGCTGCCAATATGAGTGGTTCTTATAATGGTCTTCAAGCTCATTTAAAAACAGTTGCACCCGAATCAATTTATACACATTGCCATGCACATGTATTAAATCTAATAGTAACAGACTCTACTTCATGTTGTAAATCTGCTCAAGATCTTTTCAACTTACTACAGAAAactgcagtttttttttctgattcatACAAAAGAACTGgaatttggaaaaattatcTTTCAAAAGATCAAACTGGAAATGATAAATTAAGAAAACTTCAAAAGTTAGGAACTACAAGATGGAATAGTAAAGATGCcgcattaaaatgcatatttggtTCTTGGTTTGTGTCTGGTGAAACGAGTGATCGATATAATGTTTTAGTTGAATCTCTGCATTTTCTTGACACTGATTCATCTATAGATTCTAATACATCTTCAGATGCCAGATTCTTGTTAGAAAAATGGACATCTTTTGAATATATACTAACTTCATTTATATTTCTCGAAATTTTCCATTATACCACTCCAGCATCAAAATATCTCCAATCAAAAGAATTAGATTTTATTActgtcattaatttaattaagtctTTATTAAGCGACCTCAAAAAAGGttcttctaaatataatttaattgttgaaaaaacCATGAATTTTAtatctagtaaaaataattctgaacaTATTAAAAAGCTTAATATAGTCATTGAAGAAACGTTTCCAGATAAACGaagatcaaaaattaaaaaaatgcctGGTGAGCTGGCATCAGACGATATCAGAAATATTTCgaatgtagaatattttaaagtaaatacacATCGAAGAATTTATGATGTACTTATTACCACGTTTGAA
This genomic window contains:
- the LOC132918940 gene encoding uncharacterized protein LOC132918940 — protein: MLHVRAALLSAAGSDSKQRKLDFFSKYSSNKNQNENVTDITDQPNPIEKSANDNNELRSNVTSENTIKSSYIFPILSRSSEQDQSNVIINDNDIFSSSESESEKKSTKKLIETDSKISLFIPPIFSSHHQAKVAFVDAHPCQPQINIPFNINKVYYRKMPNDNFVNRKWVSYNSITRKIHCSLCMGFTRPGSTPFIDGIEINLKHLYSQLEKHESSVPHDDACKAYLNITSGHTITNALLSHRQKSVELNREIVTRIIDISLLIGKQGLAFRSKRNEAAYNLSLNLKQGNFLEIVKLVAKYDPKHISEEVLLAGQYSLEVDSSQDTSVMDQLCICLRYVLNGKIIERMIALVESTSGTGEALYNIVKKELDTLNIPLTKLIGESFDGAANMSGSYNGLQAHLKTVAPESIYTHCHAHVLNLIVTDSTSCCKSAQDLFNLLQKTAVFFSDSYKRTGIWKNYLSKDQTGNDKLRKLQKLGTTRWNSKDAALKCIFGSWFVSGETSDRYNVLVESLHFLDTDSSIDSNTSSDARFLLEKWTSFEYILTSFIFLEIFHYTTPASKYLQSKELDFITVINLIKSLLSDLKKGSSKYNLIVEKTMNFISSKNNSEHIKKLNIVIEETFPDKRRSKIKKMPGELASDDIRNISNVEYFKILTLDIYIRECQKP